From the Octopus sinensis linkage group LG3, ASM634580v1, whole genome shotgun sequence genome, the window cctttcctTGCGTCATCTACTTTATAGAGTGGCCTGGGTGCTTTTCCTGTGATACCAGCACCGGAACGAAAGAAATTACAATTGAGTACAAGCAATGCATGAAACCTATCTTGGATTAGGTCAGTTGAAACTGGGGCCCCTAACCCTCCGCTACAACccacaaaaacacttcatttcacgttgctccagttcctcTTTCAATcaaggggaatgttggcctgcttgtctAGCCACAAAACAAtgcaaaatgcattgtgaccagcgttgtataacaacatctgatagccaggTTTGTCACGTAagatatatatcaccgtgatcactgtgaccgaccaggctatcagatgttgctacatcgctggtcacaatgcacttcgtattgttttagccttcaaatgacgccaccccggtggctaagcgagcaggccaacagaagaaagtgtggtgaaagtacagcagggatcaccaccccaccgccggagcctcgtggagcttttcaggtgttttcgctcaataagcactcacaacgcccggtctgggaatcaaaactgtgatcctacaaccgcgtattgttttagccttttaaccactgggccattgcgcctccacacacatacattatgtatatatatatatatatatatatatatatatatatatatatatatatatatagagagagagagagagagagagaagagagagagagagagagagagagagagagagagagagagacctaatATCTCGATGAACTTcttatgtattttgtattcccaTAATAAAGAAGTTGACCTACGAAAATCTCTCATCCACTTTGAGTCCTGCTATATTTTTGAGCACTAATTAGGTGCGCTGCAACAAAGGTCTTCCTTTTTccttattattctctctctctctatatatatatatatactctttttttattcttttacttgtttcagtcatttgactgcggccatgctggagcaccgcctttagtcgagcaaatcgaccccgggacttattctttgtaagcccagtacttattctatcggtctcttttgccgaaccgctaagtgacggggacgtaaacacacaccagcatcggttgtcaagcaatgctaggggaataaacacagacacacaaacacatacatacacacacacatatatatatatatatatatacatatatacgacaggcttctttcagtttccgtctaccaaatccactcacaaggcattggtcagcccggggctatagcagaaaacacttgcccaagatgccacgcagtgggactgaacccggaaccatgtggttggttagcaatctacttaccacacagccactatatatatatatcatcatcatcgtcatcgtttaacgccgctttccatgctagcatgggttggacgatttgactgagggctggtgaaccagatggctgcaccaggttccaatcttgatctggcagagtttctaaagctggatgcccttcctaacgccaaccactccgagagtgtagtgggtgcttttacgtgccaccagtacggggccagtaaggcgatgctggtaacgattactctcgaatggtgtcttttacatgccaccagcacagaagccagttagccgctctggcaacgatcacactcggatggtgctcttagcaccctactagtacGGGGCTCaagtgcgaatatatatatatatatatatataggaatgcgggtttgaaaatgcagaggtcttttaaagaggtttattgacttgactggtttcactttttaaaaaaaagattatcaaaagtaaaatgtaaagctttgtataagctttgttgtgttaaaaaaatggttatcataatttgtttctttactatccacaaggggctaaacacagaggggacaaacaaggacagacaaacggattaagtcgattatatcgaccccagtgcgtaactggtacttaatttatcgaccccgagaggatgaaaggggaagtcgaccttggcggaatttgaactcagaacgtaacagcagacgaaatacggctacgcatttcgcccggcgtgctaacgtttctgccagctcacctatcataattgtattaaaatacagttatacagtctttgataataagaaaatgttgaaaaatagaatctatttcttaacattttcttatcattatcaaagacctgtgcattttcaaaccttctttcctatatattttcctttgtgCAGTACTTTGCAAGTTtacttcgttttatatatatatatatatatatatattatatatatatatatagagagagagagagagagagagagagagagagagagagagagacctaatATCTCGATGAACTTcttatgtattttgtattcccaTAATAAAGAAGTTGACCTACGAAAATCTCTCATCCACTTTGAGTCCTGCTATATTTTTGAGCACTAATTAGGTGCGCTGCAACAAAGGTCTTCCTTTTTccttattattctctctctctctatatatatatatatactctttttttattcttttacttgtttcagtcatttgactgcggccatgctggagcaccgcctttagtcgagcaaatcgaccccgggacttattctttgtaagcccagtacttattctatcggtctcttttgccgaaccgctaagtgacggggacgtaaacacacaccagcatcggttgtcaagcaatgctaggggaataaacacagacacacaaacacatacatacacacacacatatatataatatacatatatacgacaggcttctttcagtttccgtctaccaaatccactcacaaggcattggtcagcccggggctatagcagaaaacacttgcccaagatgccacgcagtgggactgaacccggaaccatgtggttggttagcaatctacttaccacacagccactatatatatatatcatcatcatcgtcatcgtttaacgccgctttccatgctagcatgggttggacgatttgactgagggctggtgaaccagatggctgcaccaggttccaatcttgatctggcagagttctaaagctggatgcccttcctaacgccaaccactccgagagtgtagtgggtgcttttacgtgccaccagtacggggccagtaaggcgatgctggtaacgattactctcgaatggtgtcttttacatgccaccagcacagaagccagttagccgctctggcaacgatcacactcggatggtgctcttagcaccctactagtacGGGGCTCaagtgcgaatatatatatatatatatataggaatgcgggtttgaaaatgcagaggtcttttaaagaggtttattgacttgactggtttcactttttaaaaaaaagattatcaaaagtaaaatgtaaagctttgtataagctttgttgtgttaaaaaaatggttatcataatttgtttctttactatccacaaggggctaaacacagaggggacaaacaaggacagacaaacggattaagtcgattatatcgaccccagtgcgtaactggtacttaatttatcgaccccgagaggatgaaaggggaagtcgaccttggcggaatttgaactcagaacgtaacagcagacgaaatacggctacgcatttcgcccggcgtgctaacgtttctgccagctcacctatcataattgtattaaaatacagttatacagtctttgataataagaaaatgttgaaaaatagaatctatttcttaacattttcttatcattatcaaagacctgtgcattttcaaaccttctttcctatatattttcctttgtgCAGTACTTTGCAAGTTtacttcgttttatatatatatatatatatatatatatatatatataggtggtcaagcatgaccttcgaacgttgggcctcacagagactaTGATGAAAGACCgggacctctggagatatgctgtgacagcgaagacccgacaaatgaagtgagttcatagcTTGCAGGTCGGCCTGcagtgctaaccttggatcgtagggcgacctgctgtgcttgaggaaacctactgagtcaagtacattaacatcaaaataaaaatcaaatggatattgtaaTTGTGacccccgtgctggtagcacgtaaaaagcaccatccaaacgtggccgatgccagtgccaccttgactggcatccgtgctggtgacacgtaaaaagcaccaaccgatcgtgaccgtttgccggcctcctctggcccctgtgccagtggcacgtaaaatgtgcACCCACTACATTTTGTGTAGCTGGATCCCCTTCTTGTCGTCACTGCTGGCCCCTTTTCAAATACAGCAATATTACCCCAAAGCcggacatgtttttcatggaagactgcaaAAGAACCTCATCACCacatgatggtgacgatgatttacacatacacacatgatggagTCTATTCAGCTTCTATTTACCATGTCCACTTccaaggctttgattagcctgGAGCTGAAACAGAAGACACCTGTCCCAGGTGtgctactcagtgggactgaacctgaaaccatgaggcTGGGACAcaaacttcccaaccacacagctaCCCTTCTCAatagaattcaaaataaaaattctttaaactATCAGGTACAATGTTATATTGTAGTTTTATTGAGTCTTTCAATGAGTTCTGTGTACTTTTTACCATCTTTTGTTATGTACAGAAGCGAAGGGACATCGTCACCAAATTCTCTTAATTCGAAATACCtgagttttattgtttctttactgAATTTAAACACACGTGAATAATTAATGATCTCCTCAACAGAAAAGCCACACTCATTTCGCAAGAAGTTTAAAatgtattgtattttttgtattttcacaGACAACAGATGTGGGTATTTCTTTACCATAGCATCAACAGTGCTACCATTACAACCAAGGTGTTTACAGAGATATTCTTTGGTACTCTGGCAATCTCCATAGATTGATGCCTTCTCAGCCAAGGATTTAACCATTAAATCAAATTCCTCGTCTTCAGCCTTCATTATTCGAGATAAACAATGTCTCCAGAGAAAAGACGGAATTTTATGTTTCTTCAATGTTGTTAGCTTCCTTTCAATATCTTCAGCTGAATATGCTAATAACCAAATCTTCTCTGGAATAATTGTCTTTAGTTCTTCATCAATGACTAACGAGTGTTCCAATTTCTTCTGTATCGTTGACAATTTAGATTTTTCTAACCATTCTGAGGTCTCTAAAATTTTTTGGATTTTAGCTTCTGAACAACCCAAATAGTCGACAAGAAGACTCTTTTTGTCCTGGTATTCTTGCCGTGCATGCGTATCCTTCAAATAGGTATCGTACCGATGATTAAAGTCTTTATTTGTGACATTAATCATCCAAAGACGGATATGTTTTTGATCAGTATTATTCCTCAAGCTTTCAATCCTTGACTTAACAGTTTCATATTTACGTTTAAAGATGTCAGGATAGGTGAGAACATCATGGCCGCTGATTGAATGGTCAGCAAATAAATCCACGAGGCTTTTGAACTTGAATCGGGTCATTTTCACAATCCTGTAATTACGTTTGAGGAAATCTAGAGACTGAGTTTCTTCACAAGCAAGCTTTTCAGTCAAGTACTTTTGCCGCCAAATATGTTCTTCTGATGAATTGGTAATAAAACAGATTTGATTCAAACAGAAATCCTGGTTCCCAATGTGGGAAAAACGGAAACTGGTAAAACTCCTCAAATTAAACTTGAATAAAAATCTCTGAAAAAGAGCAAAAATTATAATcagtaatatatcatcatcatcaccatcatcattaatatcatcatcatcaccatcatcattaatatcatcatcatcatcatcatatcatctctgagtattatcatcatcatcatcatatcatcactatcagtatcatcatcatcaatatcatttctatgagtatcatcatcatcagcattatcataatatatcatcatcatcatcaatatcatcactatcagtatcatcatcatcatcatcataatggttTTAACATATCTGTCCTCTTGCTaaccctcacctctttccaagcaaagtaatattttcctcaGGGTTGGTCATATTTTCATACAACATTGGATACTgacaacccccacccccacccttgtTGTACAAAGACATCCCTCACACCATGTCAAGACAAGGGC encodes:
- the LOC115209418 gene encoding uncharacterized protein LOC115209418 — encoded protein: MYSMRFLFKFNLRSFTSFRFSHIGNQDFCLNQICFITNSSEEHIWRQKYLTEKLACEETQSLDFLKRNYRIVKMTRFKFKSLVDLFADHSISGHDVLTYPDIFKRKYETVKSRIESLRNNTDQKHIRLWMINVTNKDFNHRYDTYLKDTHARQEYQDKKSLLVDYLGCSEAKIQKILETSEWLEKSKLSTIQKKLEHSLVIDEELKTIIPEKIWLLAYSAEDIERKLTTLKKHKIPSFLWRHCLSRIMKAEDEEFDLMVKSLAEKASIYGDCQSTKEYLCKHLGCNGSTVDAMVKKYPHLLSVKIQKIQYILNFLRNECGFSVEEIINYSRVFKFSKETIKLRYFELREFGDDVPSLLYITKDGKKYTELIERLNKTTI